The following coding sequences lie in one Xyrauchen texanus isolate HMW12.3.18 chromosome 25, RBS_HiC_50CHRs, whole genome shotgun sequence genomic window:
- the LOC127618614 gene encoding zinc finger protein 239-like has translation MRIHTGEKPYTCHQCGKCFAYAVSLKNNVRHHCSRENPFEYDNCCKAFVEDSDLRKHLKTHTDEKPYKCSFCGKCFAHLSYLKKHQKIHTFAGVHMCFECGKTFTTVTDLKRHQRIHTEEKPYKCSHCGKSFTLSGDLKTHERIHTGEKPYKCSHCGKSFTLSGNLKTHERIHTGEKPYKCSHCGKSFTLSQDLKKHERIHTGENPYKCSHCGKSFTLSQDLKKHERIHTGEKPYMCTHCGKSFTQSQNLKTHKRIHTGEKRTTAINLGKV, from the coding sequence atgagaattcacacaggagagaaaccttacacgtgccatcagtgtggaaaatgttttgcatatgcAGTTTCTCTCAAAAATAATGTCCGACATCACTGTAGCAGAGAAAATCCATTTGAATATGATAACTGTTGTAAAGCATTTGTTGAGGATTCAGACCTAAGAAAACACCTGAAAACTcacacagatgagaagccttacaagtgttctttttgtgggAAATGTTTTGCACACCTGTCCTATTTGAAAAAGCACCAGAAAATTCATACCTTTGCTGGAGttcatatgtgctttgaatgtgggaagaccTTTACTACAGTCACCGATTTGAAACGgcaccaaagaattcatactgaagagaaaccttacaagtgctcacactgtggaaagagtttcactctgtcaggtgatctgaaaacacatgagagaattcatactggagagaaaccttacaagtgctcacactgtggaaagagtttcactctgtcaggtaatctgaaaacacatgagagaatccatactggagagaaaccttacaagtgctcacactgtggaaagagtttcactctgtcacaagacctgaaaaagcacgagagaattcatactggagagaatccatacaagtgctcacactgtggaaagagtttcactctgtcacaagacctgaaaaagcatgagagaattcatactggagagaaaccttacatgtgcacacactgtggaaagagtttcactcagtcacaaaacctgaaaacacacaagagaatccatactggagaaaaacgtACGACTGCGATTAATTTGGGAAAAGTTTAA